One genomic region from Salvia hispanica cultivar TCC Black 2014 chromosome 2, UniMelb_Shisp_WGS_1.0, whole genome shotgun sequence encodes:
- the LOC125207275 gene encoding coatomer subunit beta'-1-like, producing the protein MPLRLEIKRKLAQRSQRVKSVDLHPTEPWILTSLYSGTVCIWNYQTQIMVKSFEATDLPVRSAKFIARKQWVVAGADDMFIRVYNYNTMDKVTVFEAHTDYIRCVAVHPTLPYVLSSSDDMLIKLWDWEKGWLCTQIFEGHSHYIMQVTFNPKDTNTFASASLDRTIKIWNLGSPDPNFTLDAHLKGVNCVDYFTGGDKPYLITGSDDHTAKVWDYQTKSCVQTLEGHTHNVSAVCFHPELPIIITGSEDGTVRIWHATTYRLENTLNYNLERVWAVGYIKGSRRVVIGYDEGTIMVKLGREVPVASMDNGGKIIWAKHNEIQTVNIKAVGADNEVADGERLPLAVKELGNCDLYPQSLKHNPNGRFVVVCGDGEYIIYTALAWRNRSFGSALEFVWSTEGEYAVRESTSKIKIFSKNFQEKKSIRPTFSAEHIYGGNLLAMCSNDFICFYDWADCKLIRRIDVTVKNLYWADSGDLVTIASDTSFYILKYNRDVVSAHLDSGRSVDEQGVEDAFELLYEINERLRTGLWVGDCFIYNNSSWRLNYCVGGEVTTMFHLDRPMYLLGYLANQSRVYLLDKEFNVIGYTLLLSLIEYKTLVMRGDLERANEVLPSIPKEHLNSVARFLESRGMIEDALEVATDPDYRFELAIQLGKLEIAKEIATVAQSESKWKQLGELALSTGMLEMAEECLKQAKDMSGLLLLYSSLGNAEGISTLASLAKEHGKNNVSFLCLFMLGKLEDCLQLLIDSNRIPEAALMARSYLPSKVSEIVSLWRKDLSKINQKAAESLADPEEYPNMFDDWQIAFAVEAKAAETRGKYPPASEYVQNVDRSTASLVETFRSMQMEEEEEELPENGDVDYENGHEAQEPQHDEQVEGHDDGQEEPVVVDADSTDGAVLVNGDEAEEEWVLTPRH; encoded by the exons ATG CCGCTCAGATTGGAAATCAAG AGGAAACTCGCACAACGATCACAAAGAGTAAAATCAGTGGATCTGCATCCAACAGAGCCATG GATATTGACAAGTTTGTATTCAGGGACTGTTTGTATTTGGAATTACCAGACTCAG ATAATGGTTAAATCTTTTGAGGCTACAGATTTACCAG TTAGATCGGCTAAATTTATCGCACGAAAGCAGTGGGTTGTTGCTGGTGCTGATGATATGTTCATTCGCGTGTACAATTACAATACAATGGATAAGGTAACAGTGTTTGAGGCACATACAGATTATATCAGGTGTGTGGCTGTTCATCCCACTCTTCCCTACGTGCTGTCATCCTCTGATGATATGCTAATAAAGCTTTGGGACTGGGAGAAGGGATGGTTGTGCACTCAAATTTTTGAGGGTCATTCTCACTATATTATGCAAGTGACTTTTAATCCGAAAGATACAAATACTTTTGCCAGTGCTTCACTTGACCGCACTATTAAG ATCTGGAATCTTGGCTCTCCTGATCCAAACTTTACCTTGGATGCTCACCTGAAAGGAGTCAATTGTGTTGATTATTTCACGGGTGGTGATAAACCATATCTCATTACTGGTTCTGATGATCACACTGCTAAG GTGTGGGATTACCAGACAAAGAGCTGTGTGCAGACATTAGAAGGCCACACACACAATGTGTCTGCAGTTTGCTTCCATCCTGAACTTCCCATTATCATAACTGGTTCTGAGGATGGTACTGTCCGCATTTGGCATGCAACCACTTACAG ACTTGAAAACACATTGAATTATAACCTTGAAAGAGTTTGGGCAGTTGGCTACATTAAAGGTTCGAGAAG GGTCGTAATCGGTTATGATGAAGGCACGATCATGGTAAAGCTTGGTCGTGAGGTACCTGTTGCTAGTATGGACAATGGGGGGAAAATAATTTGGGCCAAGCATAATGAAATTCAGACGGTCAACATCAAGGCTGTTGGGGCAGATAATGAG GTTGCTGATGGAGAGAGACTACCCTTGGCAGTTAAGGAACTTGGAAATTGTGATCTTTATCCACAG AGCTTAAAGCACAATCCCAATGGTAGGTTTGTTGTTGTATGTGGAGATGGTGAATACATAATATACACAGCTTTGGCATGGAGAAACAGATCATTTGGCTCGGCATTGGAATTTGTTTGGTCAACTGAAGGAGAATATGCTGTTAGAGAAAGCACATCTAAGATTAAGATTTTCTCCAAAAATTTCCAG GAGAAGAAAAGCATCCGGCCCACTTTTTCTGCCGAGCATATATATGGTGGCAATTTATTGGCAATGTGttcaaatgattttatttgtttctatGATTGGGCTGATTGCAAGTTGATACGGAGAATTGATGTCACTGTTAAA AATCTCTACTGGGCTGACAGCGGTGATTTGGTGACCATTGCCAGTGATACATCATTCTATATACTTAAATACAAC CGTGATGTTGTTTCTGCTCATCTAGATAGTGGAAGATCAGTAGATGAACAAGGTGTGGAAGATGCTTTTGAGCTTCTTTACGAAATTAATGAAAGGTTACGAACTGGACTTTGGGTTGGGGattgttttatttacaataactCTTCCTGGAGACTCAATTACTGCGTGGGTGGTGAG GTGACAACAATGTTTCATTTAGACCGACCAATGTACCTGCTTGGGTATCTTGCTAATCAAAGTCGTGTTTATCTCCTTGACAAAGAATTTAA TGTTATTGGATACACATTGCTACTCAGCTTGATTGAATACAAGACTCTTGTAATGCGTGGTGACTTGGAAAGGGCAAATGAGGTCTTACCATCAATTCCAAAGGAACATCTCAACAG TGTCGCTCGTTTCTTGGAATCACGAGGTATGATAGAAGACGCACTTGAAGTTGCTACAGATCCTGATTATAGATTTGAGTTGGCCATACAGCTAGGCAAACTAGAAATTGCTAAG GAAATTGCAACAGTAGCACAGAGCGAGTCTAAGTGGAAGCAATTGGGTGAATTAGCCTTGTCTACTGGGATG TTGGAGATGGCAGAGGAGTGCTTGAAGCAAGCAAAGGACATGAGTGGTTTGTTGCTACTCTACTCTTCCTTAGGCAATGCTGAGGGAATTTCTACACTTGCTTCTCTTGCCAAAGAACATGGGAAAAATAATGTTTCATTCCtttgtttatttatgttgGGAAAATTGGAGGACTGCCTTCAGCTGTTGATTGATAG CAATCGGATACCTGAGGCTGCATTGATGGCACGGTCATACCTCCCAAGTAAAGTGTCAGAGATTGTTTCTCTTTGGAGAAAGGACCTCAGCAAG ATTAATCAGAAAGCTGCCGAGTCTCTTGCTGATCCGGAAGAGTATCCTAACATGTTTGATGATTGGCAAATTGCTTTTGCAGTTGAAGCCAAAGCTGCAGAGACAAG GGGCAAATATCCTCCAGCATCTGAATATGTGCAGAATGTTGATAGATCAACCGCAAGTCTTGTAGAAACTTTTAGAAGCATGcaaatggaagaagaagaagaagaattacCAGAAAACGGAGATGTGGATTACGAG AATGGACATGAAGCACAAGAACCACAACATGATGAACAAGTAGAAGGGCATGACGATGGCCAGGAAGAGCCTGTTGTGGTGGATGCTGACTCAACTGATGGTGCTGTACTTGTTAACGGAGATGAGGCCGAGGAAGAGTGGG TGCTTACGCCTCGTCACTAA